In the genome of Synchiropus splendidus isolate RoL2022-P1 chromosome 13, RoL_Sspl_1.0, whole genome shotgun sequence, the window GTGCAGGACTGTGTTTCTCACCAGTTTTGTGACACAGAGAGGTGTTGCCTTCTTTAACACTCTGGAGCAgtcgtctgaaaaaaaaaatcgaaagtGGTGCGCATTGATGTGATCCACCTTGAGCTCAGTGCCTCACATTTTGGACCAGAGTCTCACCTGGTTTCAGCAGACAGAGAAGTGCATCGGCCAGCAGCTTGGTCCCAGCCACAGTAAGGGTCTCTGGCAAGAACACAGTCCACGCAAGACAAAGATCTTCCACAGGAGGACGCTGACACCTGCACGACTCCAGAGTCTGAGCCTGCGTAGATCTGACGCTGCACAGCAGAGAGAAACTCACATTTCAGGGTTGtaaatgaaagagaagctcaACAGTCAGTGGAGTCATTACCCTGACGCTGGAGAACTTGAGAATCTTGATCGGCTCCGGGGTCTTAAAGACTTGAACTTCTTGGATGATGAACATCTCTCCATCGTAGTTGACTGCTTTAAGGATGGTTCCTTTCTCTGTCATGTGAGGATACAAAGGTTTCAACCACTGTGGTCTTTTAGATTGGACCAAGACACATTACCACTTCCTGAGAGATGTTGGATgatagtttagatttttttgttatgAAGAGACAAACACATATACACACTTGTGCCGATGAACATCACATGATGGCTGTCACCATCTGTCGTCTGAACCTGGTCGACGATGATGCGTGTGAATTCCCCTCTCTGTGTCACCAGTGATGCTTTCCCTCCTACTGGCTGGATGTCTTCCATGATGAGATTCTTCTTCATAAGCTCAAGGGTCTCAGGTGGGAGGAGCAAACTCTGATTGATGCCAGCCTTCCGTGCCGCATTATCGATGcactgaaagagaaatgaacagAACAAGGTTGCAGAATCAAAGGAGAAGCTGGAACTTCAACATACAATTTTGCTGAGCACAGCATGATATAGACTCATAGTATTGATCAATTTCATCACGACGCACTCACAGAGCCTGGTCGAGGCACTGGCAATGAGTCATTGTATGGTTGCCATTTAATGCCGACTCTGGTCATAAATTGTCCCTCTGAAAACTCTCTGCTGATGTCAGTCACACTGTAGACACACACTGCTGAGCCTGGTGATGACCTGCTGAAGAAAGAGTGTTGAGTGACAGTTGAGGAGAAACAGATTCTTCCTCAGGTGAAATATACGCACGTCTGTGATGTGAAGACAGCAAAGAACAGACATGACTTCCAGTCTTGTTGGGGGTCACACCAGCGATAGCTGTCCTGGATTATATAAGGCCGTTTGGAGTCTAGAACTGGACATTGTAGTCTGGCCTTAATAAAGGACGTCCATCTTTGAAGCAAAGGACGCTGACCTCCAAGGTCTCCCTGCAACAGCATCATGGGCGAAACAAACGTTACATTCatgcaaacattaaaaacacaagatGATAACATTGACACCATAAAAGCATCTGTTCCCACCTTGCAGACTCGAGCCACGCGGCTAACAAGCGTGGGATTGTTGGTTTGATACTCCACAGCTTTCTCACTGAAGAACAGGTAGATCTTGTCATCATCTCCAgtgtcactgttttcactctcaGGCATCATCTCCATGGCCACAAATTTGGGATCTGGACACAGTGAATGTGATGAGGATTTGAGAGCTGATGTTTACTACACCTGACTCTGAAGCTTTGTTTACcagagaaagtgtctttgttaTCAAATGTCCACACAAAGTTTGGAGGACTTCGTGAGAAGACAGATTCAGTGGCTGAGTACACATCGTCTCCTTGAAAGGAAATACAACTTCAGACAAAACACTGATCATcaacatgaatattttaaatcctcctcaccgatcatgagtgaGGCAGAGCTCTCAGAAGGATCAGATGGACACATGTATgttcctctttcttctttcccCTCAAGAGTCAACTTCCCATCCACGTATGACTGCAAAGGCATCGATGGAGAAGTTAAGTATCATGATGTAGCCACACCATCATCTTAATATCAGAGGTTCTACAGCTGTCGATTTCAAAGCAGGTTCTTTTCAGTCACAGTGTGATTTGGTGCCTTAgtaaaatgtctttctgaacaCACAAGTGCCATGTTTCTTCTCAAAAGGATCAAGAATGAtgaatcatttttaatgtattttcccatgtatttcccatatatatatatatatatatatatatatatatatatatatatatata includes:
- the LOC128770156 gene encoding semaphorin-4E-like isoform X1 → MTPLQPFFLFLLLLLPLASTLEPRRFLPYDSDNTHTFHEEGVFDYSTMLLREDLDLLVVGASGMLYALHLNDISKKNDSVKWDVTPQQVLKCEAKTIHAATDCRNQIKTLLKTQDDRMLVCGTNAFNPRCDHMSYVDGKLTLEGKEERGTYMCPSDPSESSASLMIGDDVYSATESVFSRSPPNFVWTFDNKDTFSDPKFVAMEMMPESENSDTGDDDKIYLFFSEKAVEYQTNNPTLVSRVARVCKGDLGGQRPLLQRWTSFIKARLQCPVLDSKRPYIIQDSYRWCDPQQDWKSCLFFAVFTSQTSSPGSAVCVYSVTDISREFSEGQFMTRVGIKWQPYNDSLPVPRPGSCIDNAARKAGINQSLLLPPETLELMKKNLIMEDIQPVGGKASLVTQRGEFTRIIVDQVQTTDGDSHHVMFIGTKKGTILKAVNYDGEMFIIQEVQVFKTPEPIKILKFSSVRRQIYAGSDSGVVQVSASSCGRSLSCVDCVLARDPYCGWDQAAGRCTSLSAETRRLLQSVKEGNTSLCHKTVQTEKKSLAAPGYLKLLCSSESKLATIRWEKDHSPLVSSPHRLELEDGLLILNVSKSDAGLYRCLSVGRSREDEYITVIAQYNVTMEEETREAQVEPFNSPVLAQQIGLVLAIWAFFGILIWNFYKGHLRLPRICCRPGSDVDQEFPLCSNSKDQPENEENDMSTEV
- the LOC128770156 gene encoding semaphorin-4E-like isoform X2; this encodes MTPLQPFFLFLLLLLPLASTLEPRRFLPYDSDNTHTFHEEGVFDYSTMLLREDLDLLVVGASGMLYALHLNDISKKNDSVKWDVTPQQVLKCEAKTIHAATDCRNQIKTLLKTQDDRMLVCGTNAFNPRCDHMSYVDGKLTLEGKEERGTYMCPSDPSESSASLMIDPKFVAMEMMPESENSDTGDDDKIYLFFSEKAVEYQTNNPTLVSRVARVCKGDLGGQRPLLQRWTSFIKARLQCPVLDSKRPYIIQDSYRWCDPQQDWKSCLFFAVFTSQTSSPGSAVCVYSVTDISREFSEGQFMTRVGIKWQPYNDSLPVPRPGSCIDNAARKAGINQSLLLPPETLELMKKNLIMEDIQPVGGKASLVTQRGEFTRIIVDQVQTTDGDSHHVMFIGTKKGTILKAVNYDGEMFIIQEVQVFKTPEPIKILKFSSVRRQIYAGSDSGVVQVSASSCGRSLSCVDCVLARDPYCGWDQAAGRCTSLSAETRRLLQSVKEGNTSLCHKTVQTEKKSLAAPGYLKLLCSSESKLATIRWEKDHSPLVSSPHRLELEDGLLILNVSKSDAGLYRCLSVGRSREDEYITVIAQYNVTMEEETREAQVEPFNSPVLAQQIGLVLAIWAFFGILIWNFYKGHLRLPRICCRPGSDVDQEFPLCSNSKDQPENEENDMSTEV